In Chryseobacterium turcicum, a single window of DNA contains:
- a CDS encoding WbqC family protein: protein MQNILLPVFYLPPISWFSEFLNAENEVIFEQYESFPKQTFRNRTNIYGANGKLSLIIPVNHNGSREFKNTEISYREDWPRLHWKSIKTVYQGSPYFEYYEDKLKKIFDNQEKFLLDFNIKSIQIILDILKTEKAYSLNEEYIKNPKEVNFREKFSAKTASEYDMDEYYQTFTDKLGFFNDLSIIDLICNKGPESMTYIKNIKKL from the coding sequence ATGCAAAATATATTATTACCGGTATTTTATTTACCACCTATTTCATGGTTTTCAGAATTTTTGAATGCTGAAAATGAAGTGATATTTGAGCAGTATGAAAGTTTCCCAAAGCAAACCTTTAGAAACCGTACCAATATTTATGGAGCCAATGGGAAATTGTCATTAATTATTCCTGTCAATCATAATGGTAGTCGCGAGTTTAAAAATACCGAAATCTCTTATAGAGAAGACTGGCCAAGACTTCATTGGAAATCTATTAAAACAGTTTACCAAGGCTCGCCATATTTTGAATATTATGAAGATAAGTTGAAGAAGATTTTCGATAATCAAGAGAAATTTCTTTTAGATTTTAATATAAAAAGTATTCAGATCATTTTAGATATTTTAAAAACGGAAAAGGCATACTCTTTGAATGAAGAATATATCAAAAATCCTAAAGAAGTAAATTTCCGAGAAAAGTTTTCGGCAAAAACAGCTTCAGAATACGACATGGATGAGTATTATCAAACATTCACCGATAAACTAGGATTTTTTAATGATTTGTCGATTATAGATCTTATTTGTAACAAAGGACCAGAATCGATGACTTATATTAAAAATATTAAAAAATTATAA